One stretch of Ananas comosus cultivar F153 linkage group 6, ASM154086v1, whole genome shotgun sequence DNA includes these proteins:
- the LOC109711324 gene encoding uncharacterized protein LOC109711324, with translation MVNIKIQFLLLALATFVMACLLSSHQAAAELDNDVKALTRIICCGDLIKLYRRCKEYVKKDGEEEDLKEDGEEEDPSEECCSEVQKADLPCICQYLPPIVERFIDMEKLANVAEKCERPLPSGTKCGSKSSNRSGLFRAEHLVNKRVWSWSFCCSRKQKLRF, from the coding sequence ATGGTGAACATCAAGATTCAGTTTTTGCTCCTGGCCTTGGCAACATTTGTCATGGCCTGCTTACTTTCTAGTCACCAAGCCGCAGCTGAACTCGACAACGACGTAAAAGCTCTGACCAGGATAATATGCTGCGGCGACTTAATCAAGCTGTACCGACGATGCAAGGAGTACGTAAAGAAGGATGGAGAGGAGGAAGATCTAAAGGAGGATGGAGAGGAGGAAGATCCGTCGGAGGAGTGCTGCAGCGAAGTTCAGAAGGCAGACTTGCCCTGTATCTGTCAATACCTCCCTCCGATCGTCGAGAGGTTCATCGATATGGAGAAACTCGCCAACGTCGCTGAGAAGTGCGAGCGGCCTCTTCCGAGCGGAACCAAGTGTGGAAGTAAGTCGAGTAATCGATCTGGCCTCTTTAGAGCTGAGCATTTGGTGAATAAAAGAGTGTGGAGCTGGAGCTTCTGCTGTAGCAGAAAGCAGAAATTAAGATTCTGA
- the LOC109712195 gene encoding uncharacterized protein LOC109712195 — protein MGERWPRQQQQQQQQHPAVNDVTAVLSKASRDLGVVRRHLELEFRRSYPEHVNPCEVVARIKTIQEELVLLKELCRELLAEKQDLIDKARTSLVSQRSSLQRLLASSGLPLMSESDETAYANLNQIIDEWTAQVRAKKGDEDDAAEDINKMLFSAIVQNN, from the exons ATGGGGGAGCGGTGGccgcggcagcagcagcagcagcagcagcagcacccgGCGGTGAACGACGTGACGGCGGTGCTGAGCAAAGCCAGCCGCGACCTCGGCGTCGTCCGGCGCCACCTCGAACTCGAATTCCGCCGCTCCTACCCTGAGCAT GTGAATCCGTGCGAGGTCGTTGCCCGGATCAAGACGATCCAGGAGGAGCTGGTCTTGCTCAAGGAGCTCTGCCGCGAGCTCCTCGCGGAGAAACAG GATCTGATCGACAAAGCTAGGACAAGTTTGGTTTCGCAGAGGAGTTCGCTGCAACGGCTGCTCGCGTCGTCTGGCCTGCCGCTTATGAGTGAATCCGACGAAACCGCATATGCAAATCTTAATCAG ATTATCGATGAGTGGACTGCTCAAGTGAGGGCAAAGAAAG GGGACGAGGACGATGCTGCTGAGGATATCAATAAGATGCTGTTCTCGGCAATAGTTCAGAACAACTGA
- the LOC109712071 gene encoding trimethylguanosine synthase-like, giving the protein MVGAGAGADEPRLPRPKRRRRRRNPNAERNPATAKYWRGRYRLFSRYDAGIRMDEEGWFSVTPEPIAAAAHAARAPPLAVVVDAFAGVGGNAIQFAARGCYVVAVEIDPRKVKYARHNAKIYGVEDRIDFVIGDFFRLAPSLKGDVVFLSPPWGGPSYREIQNFTLDMLKPKDGFSVFQAAQKITPNVIMFLPRNVDINQVEELSWLSSPPLSFEIEENHVQNHVKGITAYFGDIASQSSGLSNEFSYILMRSLQN; this is encoded by the exons ATggtcggcgccggcgccggcgccgacgaACCTCGGCTCCCGCGCCcgaagaggcggaggcggag GCGAAACCCTAACGCGGAGAGGAATCCAGCGACGGCCAAGTATTGGCGCGGACGATACCGGCTCTTCTCGCGGTACGACGCGGGGATAAGGATGGACGAGGAGGGCTGGTTCTCCGTCACCCCCGAgcccatcgccgccgccgcccacgccGCCCGCGCCCCGCccctcgccgtcgtcgtcgacgCCTTCGCCGGCGTCGGCGGCAACGCCATCCAGTTCGCCGCTAG GGGCTGTTATGTGGTTGCTGTAGAAATCGATCCTCGGAAAGTCAAGTATGCTCGCCATAATGCAAAGATATATGGGGTGGAGGATCGTATCGATTTCGTTATTGGCGACTTCTTTCGGCTTGCCCCATCCTTGAAA GGTGATGTCGTGTTCCTTTCGCCGCCATGGGGAGGTCCATCCTATagagaaattcaaaatttcactcTTGATATGCTGAAGCCGAAAGATGG GTTTTCGGTATTCCAAGCTGCTCAGAAAATAACACCAAATGTCATCATGTTCTTGCCGCGCAATGTGGATATAAACCAAGTGGAGGAACTTTCTTGGTTATCGTCCCCTCCCTTAAGTTTTGAG ATCGAAGAAAACCATGTACAGAATCATGTGAAAGGGATTACTGCCTACTTTGGCGATATTGCATCTCAATCATCTGGATTATCAAATGAGTTCTCGTACATCCTCATGAG ATCACTTCAGAACTAA
- the LOC109712194 gene encoding LOW QUALITY PROTEIN: protein TSS-like (The sequence of the model RefSeq protein was modified relative to this genomic sequence to represent the inferred CDS: inserted 1 base in 1 codon), with translation MAPKAGKAKPHKPKGEKKKKEEKVLPTVLDVTVETPDYAQLTLKGISTDRILDVRKLLAVHVETCHLTNYSLAHEVRGANLKETVEIASLKPCHLTIVEEEYTEELAAAHVHRLLDIVASTAAFGAAPAKSPPSSDAAAPSPPHSPAAKADSAPGAPPSAASXGSHKDEPMYPPPKLGQFYEFFSFSHLSPPLHYIRRSSRPFVEDKREDDFFQIDVRVCNGKPVTIVASRSGFYPAGKRALLSHSLVGLLQQISRSFDGAYKALMKAFVEHNKFGNLPYGFRANTWLVPPIVADSPSIFPPLPAEDEAWGGSGGGQGRDGKHDLRPWAKEFSILASMPCKTAEERQARDRKAFLLHSLFVDVAVFKAVAAIQKLVVGNHCFHETSNGSFDSVFYEEQVGDLRIKVMRDKADASAKLDVKLDGSETLQISGDELARRNLLKGITADESATVHDTATLGVVVVRHCGYTAVVQVPVEAGSEGAIITEQDIDIEDQPEGGSNALNVNSLRMLLHQSSTQPAGGLHWSQNAEIEDMQSSKSFVRKVLTDSLMKLEGESKRERRSIRWELGACWVQHLQNQASEKTDSKKSDDTKVEPTVKGLGKQFGQLKEIKKKVEDKGGKTNIARENSSPTGDDANKTCGAESANSKEDKEMLLRKVLPETVFLRLKESETGLHVKSPDELIEMAHKYYEDTALPKLVADFGSLELSPVDGRTLTDFMHTRGLQMHSLGRVVELADKLPHIQSLCVHEMIVRAFKHILQAVVAAAEDINDMAGSIASCLNILLGSSPAENVDCNSEDDTNLKQKWLEIFLERRFGWRWKDEYSLDLRKYAILRGLCHKVGLELVTRDYDMDTPYPFRKSDIISMVPVYKHVACSSADGRTLLESSKTSLDKGKLDDAVNYGTKALAKLVAVCGPYHRMTAGAYSLLAVVLYHTGDFNQATIYQQKALDINERELGLDHPDTMKSYGDLAVFYYRLQHTELALKYVNRALYLLHLTCGPSHPNTAATYINVAMMEEGLGNVHVALRYLHEALKCNQRLLGADHIQTAASYHAIAIALSLMEAYSLSVQHEQTTLRILQAKLGSEDLRTQDAAAWLEYFESKVVEQQEAARNGTPKPDASIASKGHLSVSDLLDYINPDAELKAREIQKKQARAKIKNKIDQNQWETVEDEDHGDTTSKRDSSWMSNSNDKENSTQIQPVETKDEKLSPTIIHVTQLSSQDDFTEEDTSDEGWQEAVPKNRSLASRKTNASARRPSLAKINTNALNGAKNGKYRGRRPSGFSPRVSPSEVAPTAASNSVTKKLAKSSSFTSKASTPVSSNNTEKSGNAKSAPASPASSVAVKSSNSSTVPVAVQSARKTLSYKEVALAAPGTLAKTIEDDSPKEKDSKEQDGLIATEPASDLTPNFSNEEKTIPSLDKTDCPVQEEKDVEKVNNEEIDTSPEVVAAPQVSKTEDEALGSKSENKEALEVSNEKASDPETISRREGISIEESNVVPSILEKSLGSVEDKVDTGKANEADSSPLEETLISPKSDSSASVEDEKEENRSENDKSLPTEGKGNEDIVGVAKEPSSKLSATAPPFNPSISPVFGSVAIPGFKEHGGILPPPVNIPPMLSVPVRKHPHQSATARVPYGPRLAGGYNNRSGHWGPRNKPLLPNCEVFADGSCFPPRVMNPNAVEFVPGQPWIPNGYTVVSPNGAPLSPHGLPPSPNSLVTSPTPLPSEVSTNSEVDDGGKDNNDKVDEESPKEKQNLEVEEPLEVKVGNVEGDLSVTPSACPSEDIVVEKEATDSSTAVMEKSKSWADYSDGEAEAVEVSS, from the exons ATGGCTCCTAAAGCTGGAAAAGCCAAGCCTCACAAGCCCAAGggtgagaagaagaaaaaagaagagaaag TTTTGCCCACCGTTCTCGACGTTACAGTTGAGACTCCGGATTACGCACAGCTCACGCTTAag GGGATATCGACGGACAGGATCTTGGACGTGCGGAAGCTCCTGGCCGTACACGTGGAGACGTGCCACCTCACCAACTACTCGCTGGCCCACGAG GTGCGCGGAGCGAATCTGAAGGAGACGGTCGAGATCGCCTCGCTGAAGCCGTGTCATCTCACCATCGTTGAAG AGGAGTACACCGAGGAGCTCGCCGCCGCCCACGTTCACCGCCTCCTCGACATCGTCGCCTCCACCGCCGCGTTCGGCGCCGCTCCGGCGAAGAGCCCCCCCTCCTCCGATgcggcggcgccgtcgccgccgcactCCCCCGCGGCGAAGGCCGACTCAGCTCCCGGAGCTCCGCCGAGCGCCGCCT NGGGAAGCCACAAGGACGAGCCCATGTACCCTCCGCCGAAGCTGGGGCAGTTCTACgagttcttctccttctcccacctctcccctcccctccaTT ACATACGGAGGTCGTCACGACCGTTTGTGGAGGATAAAAGAGAGGACGACTTCTTTCAGATTGAT GTGAGAGTTTGCAATGGGAAGCCGGTGACGATTGTAGCATCTCGAAGCGGGTTCTATCCAGCAGGAAAGAGGGCGcttcttagccattctttagtTGGTTTATTGCAACAAATTAGCCGGTCCTTTGATGGT GCATACAAAGCTCTCATGAAAGCTTTCGTCGAGCATAATAAG TTTGGGAATCTGCCTTATGGATTCCGAGCAAATACATGGTTGGTTCCTCCGATTGTTGCCGATTCACCCTCTATTTTTCCCCCTCTTCCCGCTGAGGACGAAGCTTGGGGTGGAAGTGGCGGAGGTCAGGGAAGAGACGGGAAGCATGACCTGAGGCCATGGGCCAAAGAATTCTCGATCCTTGCTTCAATGCCTTGCAAAACAGCTGAGGAAAGACAAGCCCGAGACAGAAAAGCATTCCTACTTCACAGCCTCTTCGTTGATGTTGCAGTTTTTAAAGCTGTTGCTGCTATTCAAAAACTCGTCGTTGGGAATCATTGTTTTCACGAAACATCAAATGGAAGCTTTGATTCTGTTTTCTATGAGGAACAAGTTGGAGATTTAAGAATTAAAGTAATGAGAGACAAAGCCGATGCAAGTGCTAAGTTGGATGTTAAGTTAGATGGAAGTGAAACTCTACAAATATCTGGAGATGAGCTTGCTCGGAGAAATTTACTGAAAGGGATAACAGCTGATGAGAGTGCAACAGTACAT GATACTGCTACTCTTGGTGTAGTTGTTGTGAGGCATTGTGGATATACAGCTGTTGTCCAAGTTCCAGTGGAGGCTGGCTCGGAGGGCGCTATAATAACTGAACAGGACATTGACATCGAAGATCAGCCTGAGGGCGGTAGCAACGCTTTAAATGTTAATAG TTTGAGAATGTTACTGCATCAATCATCCACTCAGCCAGCTGGTGGACTTCATTGGTCGCAAAATGCAGAGATTGAGGATATGCAGTCCTCTAAGTCCTTTGTGCGAAAGGTATTAACAGATAGTCTAATGAAGTTAGAAGGAGAGTctaagagagaaagaagatcaATCAGGTGGGAGCTTGGTGCATGCTGGGTTCAACATTTACAGAACCAGGCTTCAGAGAAGACTGATTCTAAGAAAAGCGATGATACTAAAGTTGAGCCTACTGTAAAGGGGCTTGGTAAACAATTTGGGCAGCTTAAAGAGataaagaagaaggtggaggacAAGGGTGGCAAGACTAATATAGCAAGAGAAAATTCTTCACCTACAGGAGATGATGCAAATAAGACATGTGGGGCCGAGAGTGCCAATTCGAAGGAGGATAAGGAAATGCTGTTGCGTAAAGTGCTTCCTGAAACAGTGTTCTTACGCCTGAAAGAGTCTGAAACTGGACTTCATGTTAAG TCACCTGATGAGCTGATTGAGATGGCACATAAATATTATGAAGATACTGCCCTTCCAAAATTG GTTGCTGATTTTGGTTCACTTGAACTTTCTCCTGTTGATGGGAGGACATTGACAGATTTTATGCACACTAGGGGCCTGCAAATGCATTCACTGGGTCGTGTG GTTGAACTCGCAGATAAGCTTCCCCACATACAATCCCTCTGTGTACATGAGATGATTGTTCGAGCTTTCAAGCATATACTGCAAGCTGTTGTTGCAGCAGCTGAGGATATAAATGACATGGCCGGGTCGATTGCCTCGTGCTTAAATATATTGCTGGGCTCGTCACCGGCAGAGAATGTTGACTGCAATTCTGAGGATGATACTAATCTCAAGCAAAAATGGTTAGAGATTTTCCTAGAAAGAAGATTTGGTTGGAGATGGAAAGATGAATATAGCCTTGATTTGAGGAAATATGCTATTCTTCGTGGGCTCTGCCATAAG GTAGGACTTGAGCTAGTTACTAGAGATTATGATATGGATACTCCATATCCTTTCAGAAAATCAGATATTATCAGTATGGTTCCTGTCTACAAA CATGTTGCTTGCTCATCTGCTGATGGGCGAACTCTCTTGGAGTCATCAAAGACTTCCTTGGATAAAGGAAAACTGGATGACGCTGTTAACTATGGCACAAAG GCACTTGCGAAACTTGTGGCAGTATGTGGCCCTTACCACAGAATGACAGCAGGAGCCTACAGCCTTTTGGCTGTAGTACTCTATCATACCGGTGACTTCAACCAG GCAACAATCTACCAACAGAAGGCTTTGGATATTAATGAAAGGGAACTTGGTCTCGATCATCCAGATACAATGAAAAGCTATGGAGATCTTGCTGTTTTCTACTACCGCCTTCAACATACTGAATTAGCATTGAA GTATGTAAACCGTGCATTATATCTTTTGCACCTTACATGTGGCCCTTCACATCCGAACACCGCTGCAACTTATATCAACGTCGCCATGATGGAAGAAGGATTGGGAAATGTTCATGTTGCTCTCAGATACCTTCATGAAGCTCTTAAGTGCAATCAACGACTCCTTGGAGCTGATCACAttcag ACTGCTGCGAGTTATCATGCTATTGCTATTGCTCTTTCTTTGATGGAAGCCTACTCTTTAAGCGTCCAACATGAGCAGACCACACTCCGGATACTTCAAGCAAAGCTTGGATCAGAAGATCTTCGCACACAG GATGCTGCTGCATGGCTCGAGTACTTCGAGTCCAAAGTAGTAGAGCAGCAGGAAGCCGCACGGAATGGTACTCCAAAGCCTGATGCTTCTATTGCTAGTAAAGGTCATCTTAG TGTGTCAGATCTTTTGGATTATATAAATCCAGATGCAGAGCTGAAAGCAAGAGAAATTCAAAAGAAACAAGCCCGTGCTAAG ATCAAAAACAAGATCGATCAAAACCAGTGGGAAACTGTGGAAGATGAAGATCACGGGGACACAACCTCAAAGCGAGATAGTTCATGGATGAGTAACTCTAATGACAAAGAGAACAGCACTCAAATCCAACCTGTTGAAACTAAAGATGAAAAGCTCAGTCCCACTATAATTCATGTAACTCAGTTAAGTTCTCAAGATGATTTCACAGAAGAAGACACATCCGATGAAGGATGGCAAGAAGCTGTGCCAAAGAACCGATCATTAGCAAGCCGCAAAACTAATGCAAGTGCGAGGAGACCTAGCCTTGCAAAAATCAATACAAATGCACTAAATGGTGCAAAGAATGGAAAGTATAGAGGAAGGCGCCCTTCTGGCTTCTCTCCTAGGGTTTCGCCTAGCGAGGTGGCTCCCACTGCTGCTTCTAATTCTGTTACAAAGAAATTGGCAAAGAGCTCGAGCTTCACTTCCAAAGCAAGCACTCCTGTTTCATCGAACAACACAGAGAAATCTGGTAATGCCAAGTCAGCGCCCGCCAGCCCTGCTTCTTCTGTTGCTGTCAAGTCATCAAACTCATCGACAGTGCCGGTTGCTGTTCAGTCGGCAAGAAAAACTTTGTCGTACAAAGAGGTGGCTTTGGCTGCACCAGGAACTCTTGCTAAGACAATAGAAGATGATTCTCCTAAAGAAAAGGATTCCAAAGAGCAGGATGGCCTGATTGCCACCGAACCAGCTTCTGATTTGACGCCAAATTTTTCCAATGAAGAGAAAACCATTCCATCTTTAGATAAAACTGACTGTCCTGTTCAGGAAGAGAAAGATGTGGAAAAGGTTAACAATGAAGAGATAGATACATCTCCAGAAGTTGTTGCTGCTCCGCAAGTATCAAAAACTGAAGATGAAGCTCTGGGTTCCAAGTCTGAGAATAAAGAAGCTTTGGAAGTATCAAACGAGAAAGCATCGGATCCTGAAACTATTTCTCGTAGGGAGGGAATCTCTATAGAGGAGAGTAATGTAGTTCCTTCCATCTTGGAAAAATCATTGGGGTCAGTGGAAGATAAAGTTGATACGGGGAAAGCAAATGAAGCTGATTCTTCTCCATTAGAAGAAACCCTGATTAGTCCCAAAAGCGATTCCTCTGCTTCTGTTGAAGatgaaaaggaagaaaatagaAGTGAAAATGATAAGTCTTTGCCTACTGAAGGCAAAGGGAACGAAGATATAGTTGGAGTTGCTAAAGAGCCAAGCAGCAAACTTTCTGCCACTGCTCCTCCATTCAATCCATCTATTAGTCCTGTATTTGGTTCAGTTGCAATCCCGGGCTTCAAAGAACATGGAGGAATCTTGCCACCACCAGTAAACATACCCCCCATGTTGAGTGTTCCTGTTCGAAAACACCCTCACCAATCAGCAACTGCTAGGGTTCCTTATGGTCCGCGGCTTGCTGGCGGGTACAATAATAGGTCGGGGCATTGGGGCCCTCGAAACAAGCCATTGTTGCCTAATTGTGAAGTTTTTGCTGATGGGAGTTGCTTCCCTCCTAGAGTGATGAACCCAAATGCTGTTGAGTTTGTTCCGGGTCAACCGTGGATTCCTAATGGGTACACAGTAGTGTCCCCTAATGGTGCACCGCTATCGCCGCATGGGTTACCACCTTCACCAAATAGTCTTGTAACCTCACCTACACCTTTACCATCGGAAGTCTCCACAAATAGTGAAGTTGATGATGGAGGAAAGGATAACAATGATAAGGTTGATGAGGAATCTCCGAAAGAGAAGCAAAATTTGGAAGTCGAGGAACCTTTAGAAGTTAAAGTTGGCAATGTGGAAGGTGATTTAAGTGTGACTCCTTCGGCATGTCCTTCTGAGGATATTGTGGTGGAAAAAGAAGCTACCGATTCTTCAACGGCGGTGATGGAGAAGTCAAAGAGCTGGGCTGATTACAGTGATGGCGAAGCTGAGGCCGTTGAGGTTTCAAGCTAG